A single Venturia canescens isolate UGA chromosome 1, ASM1945775v1, whole genome shotgun sequence DNA region contains:
- the LOC122419502 gene encoding uncharacterized protein, which produces MASRLVLVFGLLLVFGIVGANSAPIDEVVSDDSLELVPYPYSLENVVVSADTTVQRLKKRDAPRQGDIKDWFAQRQQPLQHPQPHVLVQQGLQQFVAQQQPQGLRNPGRRAPGRA; this is translated from the exons ATGGCATCACGTCTCGTTCTGGTCTTTGGTCTCCTGCTGGTTTTTGGAATCGTTGGAGCTAATTCGGCA CCGATCGATGAAGTAGTTTCGGATGACTCCTTGGAGCTAGTTCCGTACCCATACTCGTTGGAAAATGTTGTTGTCAGTGCCGATACAACGGTgcaaagattaaaaaaaagagatgcCCCACGTCAAGGGGATATCAAAGATTGGTTTGCGCAAAGGCAGCAGCCACTTCAGCATCCGCAACCACATGTGCTAGTACAACAGGGTCTACAACAGTTTGTGGCACAACAGCAGCCCCAAGGACTGCGGAATCCAGGACGGAGAGCACCTGGTCGTGCCTAA
- the LOC122419497 gene encoding NHL repeat-containing protein 2, with product MTLLSVVFQIKHLLRVPYSLLSISGSSMCGQVNKKMSVQETVEDLTQECIQLRRNLLAISDRKEREKIVLNHIKERARADIRVSDFQKGLEWFNVSKGLSMTADLAGKIIILDFFTYCCINCMHILPDLDALEKKYPPEDGLVVVGVHSAKFSNERNSKKILSAVQRYNINHPVVNDAKLSMWRDIGIVCWPSLVILGPKGQPLFVLVGEGHREEMFTYVGVALAYFNSLKEISDHEIPLKPAQHLLPLSKDVILFPGKVQTFESQNNERVIVSDTGNNRILVMKPDGTVEHVIGGYAPDFKDGNFKDARFNGPQGVCVLSDIVFVADNENHAIRKIDLEKKVVSTIAGTGSQAQDYVGGKIGTEQALSSPWDVAIYHYKQDDREVPVLLIAIAGTHQIWAFFLEDTVWWKKKVYKAGTCVAIVGNGREENRNNAYPHAASLAQPSGLAVAQEIKAVFFADSESSTVRRVHMEDGKVSAVAGADRNPANLHNYGDIDGHQYNAKLQHPLGLTWDKKEKVLYVADTYNHKIKKVTPEGNCTTVYGAGKPTENHVFDEPSGLAISSNGDVLFIADTNNHCIKAIDKRDDHTIRTLSIKLPKDTGRPADKTFNFENSLNKDGGELTISFDAIFEEDLKFTPEAPQKWSLVLPSDEWTTEKSSGSFTTPINVKIPKGEGVKELKIILDLVVCKTDECIPKKFAIIFAINQKSDAPTVVRESKKLEVK from the exons ATGACTTTACTCTCCGTCGTTTTCCAAATAAAGCACTTGCTACGTGTGCCATATTCTTTATTAAGCATTAGTGGTAGTAGTATGTGCGGTCAGGTAAATAAGAAAATGAGTGTTCAAGAAACTGTCGAAGATTTAACCCAGGAGTGCATTCAACTGCGACGTAATCTTCTCGCAATCAGCGATCGtaaagagcgagaaaaaattgttttaaatCACATTAAAGAACGTGCGCGTGCTGATATACGAGTGAGCGACTTTCAAAAAG GTTTAGAATGGTTCAACGTATCAAAAGGATTGTCAATGACAGCGGATCTTGCTGGAAAGATAATTATACTTGACTTCTTCACTTACTGTTGCATTAATTGTATGCACATATTACCGGATTTGGATGCATTGGAAAAGAAATATCCTCCTGAGGATGGATTGGTGGTT GTCGGAGTACACAGTGCAAAATTCTCCAATGAGAgaaactcgaagaaaattttatcagCTGTCCAGAGATACAATATCAATCACCCAGTGGTGAACGATGCTAAACTCTCGATGTGGCGAGATATTGGGATCGTTTGTTGGCCTAGTCTCGTTATTTTAG gtCCTAAGGGTCAACCTCTTTTCGTATTAGTTGGTGAAGGGCATCGAGAGGAAATGTTCACATACGTGGGAGTTGCCCTCGCATATTTCAATTCACTAAAAGAAATATCCGATCACGAGATTCCATTGAAGCCAGCACAACACTTGTTACCGTTGTCCAAAGacgttattctttttcctgGCAAAGTACAGACTTTCGAATCACAAAATAATGAACGAGTGATCGTTTCCGACACAGGAAATAATAGGATTCTTGTAATGAAACCCGATGGCACAGTTGAGCACGTAATTGGAGGCTATGCTCCCGATTTCAAGGATGGAAATTTTAAGGATGCAAGGTTCAACGGACCACAAGGTGTCTGCGTTTTAAGCGACATTGTTTTTGTCGCAGATAATGAGAATCATGCTATTCGCAAG attgatctggaaaaaaaagtcgttaGTACAATTGCTGGAACAGGTTCTCAGGCACAGGATTACGTCGGTGGCAAAATTGGGACAGAACAAGCATTGTCGTCCCCTTGGGACGTAGCAATTTATCATTACAAACAGGACGATCGTGAAGTACCGGTACTTCTAATCGCTATTGCGGGTACTCATCAAATTTGGGCTTTCTTTTTGGAAGACACAGtttggtggaaaaaaaa AGTTTACAAGGCTGGAACGTGCGTTGCGATTGTAGGAAATGGAAGGGAGGAAAATCGCAACAACGCTTATCCACACGCCGCCAGTCTCGCTCAGCCCTCGGGACTCGCGGTCGCCCAAGAAATAAAAGCAGTATTTTTCGCCGACAGTGAAAGTAGTACGGTCAGGAGAGTTCACATGGAAGATGGGAAAGTTAGCGCGGTCGCTGGAGCTGATAGGAATCCAGCG AATTTGCATAATTACGGCGACATTGATGGGCATCAATACAACGCCAAACTTCAGCATCCTTTGGGACTAACATgggacaaaaaagaaaaagttttgtaCGTCGCTGACACGTACAatcataaaattaaaaaagttacCCCCGAAGGAAACTGCACGACAGTTTATGGTGCTGGAAAACCGACGGAAAATCATGTT tttGACGAACCAAGCGGCTTAGCGATATCGTCTAATGGAGATGTTCTATTTATTGCTGACACCAACAACCACTGTATCAAGGCTATTGATAAAAGGGATGATCACACCATCAGAACC TTATCAATTAAATTACCAAAAGACACTGGTCGTCCGGCGGACAAAACtttcaactttgaaaattcactGAACAAAGATGGTGGCGAATTGACAATTTCGTTTGACGCTATATTCGAAGAAGATCTTAAATTCACACCAGAGGCACCACAAAAATGGTCCCTCGTTTTGCCATCGGACGAGTGGACGACTGAAAAATCGTCCGGAAGCTTTACAACGCcgataaacgtaaaaatcccAAAGGGTGAGGGAGTCAAAGAACTTAAAATAATTCTCGATCTAGTAGTTTGTAAAACGGACGAGTGCATACCAAAAAAATTCGCAATCATATTCGCCATCAACCAGAAATCCGATGCGCCCACTGTTGTTCGCGAATCGAAGAAACTCGAGGTCAAATGA
- the LOC122419501 gene encoding DNA repair protein SWI5 homolog — protein MSSVSETDKNEPKQEAEKMVFETPDEPNNQETTEESFSADKKAKYQELCNIEKELDAEIEKMKAQLEAGPSMKETMNLLHEYNEIKDAAQKVLGAIANMQGVTIASLHKEYNLPIDEH, from the coding sequence atgtcTTCAGTTTCTGAAACTGACAAAAATGAGCCCAAACAGGAAGctgaaaaaatggtgtttgAAACACCAGATGAACCAAACAACCAGGAAACTACAGAAGAGAGTTTTAGTGCTGACAAAAAGGCTAAATATCAAGAACTCTGcaatattgaaaaagaattagatgctgaaattgaaaaaatgaaagctcAGTTGGAAGCTGGTCCTTCGATGAAAGAGACAATGAATCTGTTACATGAATACAATGAAATCAAAGATGCCGCTCAGAAAGTTTTGGGCGCTATTGCTAATATGCAGGGCGTCACAATAGCCAGTCTTCACAAGGAATACAACTTGCCAATCGACGAACATTGA